The following are encoded in a window of Roseivirga misakiensis genomic DNA:
- a CDS encoding DUF4837 family protein, with the protein MKKFLALIALCILASCVGEKEQSEVTTDGEGKAQKTKNKSFLPDAAGETGEIVIVMNKKKFDKKLGEAIKAVFRETVPGLTRPEPMFTIRVIEPSEMNRIFKVARNLVYVISYEGRSAADQWLQNTFSEVSRDRIFSNPDLFMQTSEDQYAKGQKILQLFGTDDDALIKNLNKNSKIVQNYFNIAEKERLSKSIRMSSESRVVLRKVNDKLGVNIKIPSGYELAMLEDDFAWVRALPAVGPSKNLVIYSKPYTSESEFEQENIIKLRNEIGKQYIFGDPENPESFMTTETKYMEPVFRNINFNNQYTVEMKGAWKTNNFSVGGTFVSYTFVDDDSKRLYYIEGFVIHPSEDHRELIREMESLLTTFRVS; encoded by the coding sequence ATGAAGAAGTTTCTAGCCCTGATTGCCCTTTGTATTTTAGCCTCATGTGTCGGTGAAAAAGAACAATCTGAAGTAACCACAGACGGTGAAGGCAAGGCTCAAAAAACAAAGAACAAATCTTTTTTACCGGATGCCGCTGGCGAAACTGGTGAGATTGTCATTGTTATGAACAAGAAAAAGTTCGACAAGAAGTTAGGTGAAGCAATAAAAGCAGTTTTCCGAGAAACAGTACCAGGCCTAACAAGACCAGAACCAATGTTCACGATCAGGGTAATAGAACCATCTGAAATGAACAGAATCTTTAAAGTAGCTAGAAACCTAGTCTACGTTATCTCCTACGAAGGTCGCTCAGCTGCCGACCAATGGCTACAAAATACATTTAGCGAGGTATCAAGAGATCGCATTTTCTCCAACCCCGACCTTTTCATGCAAACTTCGGAAGATCAATACGCCAAAGGGCAAAAAATCCTTCAACTGTTTGGAACTGATGACGATGCGCTCATTAAAAACCTGAATAAAAACAGCAAGATTGTACAGAACTACTTCAACATCGCGGAAAAAGAAAGGCTTTCAAAAAGCATAAGAATGTCTAGTGAGTCACGAGTAGTTCTAAGAAAAGTAAATGACAAGCTCGGTGTTAATATTAAAATTCCTTCGGGCTATGAACTCGCCATGCTCGAAGATGACTTTGCCTGGGTACGTGCCCTACCTGCCGTTGGACCAAGTAAAAACCTCGTCATTTACAGTAAACCTTATACCTCTGAATCAGAATTTGAACAAGAAAACATAATCAAGCTGAGAAATGAAATCGGTAAACAATACATTTTCGGAGATCCAGAGAACCCAGAGTCATTCATGACCACCGAAACAAAATACATGGAGCCTGTTTTCAGAAATATCAATTTCAACAACCAATACACAGTTGAAATGAAAGGTGCCTGGAAGACCAATAACTTTTCAGTTGGCGGTACATTTGTGAGCTACACTTTTGTAGACGACGACTCAAAGCGCTTGTATTATATCGAAGGTTTTGTCATTCACCCTAGTGAAGACCATAGAGAGCTGATCAGAGAAATGGAATCGCTCTTAACCACCTTCAGAGTGAGTTAA
- the ruvA gene encoding Holliday junction branch migration protein RuvA, with protein sequence MYAYLKGKLAHKDPTYVIIDIGGVGYEVKISLHTFSQIKDQENVQLFTHFHVKEDAQTLFGFAEPREKEVFLHLVSISGVGPSTGLMVLSSLSPKEVEHAIVSEDVRTIQGVKGIGAKTAQRIILELKDKIAKDTAGGDLINIAASSKNTIRNEALAALVTLGINKVAAQKGIDKILKESTHDISLEELIKLALKAA encoded by the coding sequence ATGTACGCTTATCTCAAGGGAAAACTTGCTCATAAAGATCCAACCTATGTCATCATAGACATTGGAGGAGTTGGCTATGAAGTCAAGATTTCACTACATACTTTTTCGCAAATAAAGGATCAAGAGAATGTCCAACTCTTCACACATTTTCATGTTAAAGAGGATGCTCAAACGCTGTTCGGATTTGCCGAGCCTAGGGAAAAAGAAGTCTTTCTTCACCTCGTTTCAATTTCAGGCGTCGGCCCTTCAACTGGCCTAATGGTCTTATCATCATTAAGCCCAAAAGAAGTAGAACATGCCATTGTGAGTGAAGATGTTCGTACGATTCAAGGTGTCAAGGGAATTGGTGCCAAAACTGCTCAAAGGATCATTCTGGAACTAAAAGATAAGATTGCGAAAGACACAGCTGGCGGAGACTTAATAAATATTGCTGCTTCTAGTAAAAATACCATAAGAAATGAGGCATTGGCAGCGTTAGTTACTCTAGGCATCAACAAAGTGGCGGCTCAGAAGGGCATCGATAAGATTTTGAAAGAGAGCACGCACGACATAAGCCTGGAAGAATTGATAAAACTAGCACTTAAAGCCGCCTGA